From Lycium ferocissimum isolate CSIRO_LF1 chromosome 12, AGI_CSIRO_Lferr_CH_V1, whole genome shotgun sequence, one genomic window encodes:
- the LOC132039428 gene encoding uncharacterized protein LOC132039428, with translation MECVKTVHYSIIINGEPTPPFDATKGLRQGDPISPFLFSIAMEYLSKGLNSLKNNSGFKHHPRCAKLGITHLSFVDDLILFARGDVESTVALQKRVNTPAVEIWARRNGIQAQLFQIPSKVMKAIEAHCRSYVWSGMNSITKKALVSWDKLCTPKCVGGLNLINLHVWNKAALLKKFWDLAHKQYKMWIKWVHMYYLKNQQPENFTMPKQASWMLRKILATQSTRNELHRPFKTGNSIVRQIYLQLLEYNVRVPWKCLLFKNAARPKAIFTLWLHIQDRLLTKDRLITWDVNIDPKCIFCDAFLETRDHLFVLCPFACSLWTRLFAWLQKII, from the exons ATGGAGTGTGTAAAGACTGTGCATTACTCAATCATTATCAATGGTGAGCCTACTCCTCCTTTTGATGCTACAAAGGGACTTAGACAAGGGGACCCTATATCCCCTTTCCTATTTTCCATTGCTATGGAGTACCTAAGTAAGGGATTAAATTCACTGAAAAATAACTCAGGCTTCAAACATCATCCTAGGTGTGCAAAACTAGGGATAACACACCTTAGCTTTGTTGATGATCTTATACTATTTGCTAGGGGTGACGTAGAGTCAACTGTTGCCTTACAAAaa AGAGTAAATACTCCAGCAGTTGAGATATGGGCAAGGAGAAATGGCATTCAG GCACAACTATTTCAAATTCCTTCTAAGGTGATGAAAGCTATTGAGGCTCATTGTAGGAGTTATGTGTGGTCAGGGATGAATTCTATCACTAAAAAGGCCTTAGTATCATGGGACAAGCTTTGTACCCCCAAATGCGTAGGAGGCTTGAATCTGATTAATTTACATGTGTGGAACAAAGCTGCCCTTCTCAAAAAGTTTTGGGATCTGGCCCACAAACAGTATAAAATGTGGATTAAGTGGGTGCATATGTACTACTTAAAAAATCAACAGCCGGAGAACTTCACCATGCCTAAGCAGGCTAGCTGGATGCTGAGAAAGATCTTGGCAACACAATCTACTCGGAATGAACTGCATCGACCATTTAAAACCGGCAACAGTATAGTGAGGCAAATATATTTACAACTCTTGGAATATAATGTGAGAGTGCCATGGAAATGTTTGTTGTTCAAGAATGCAGCAAGACCTAAGGCTATTTTTACTTTGTGGCTTCATATCCAGGATAGGCTCCTTACTAAAGATAGATTGATAACATGGGATGTGAACATTGATCCTAAGTGCATATTCTGTGATGCATTCCTGGAAACTAGAGATCATTTGTTTGTTCTTTGTCCCTTTGCATGCTCTCTTTGGACTAGACTATTTGCTTGGCTACAAAAAATCATCTAG
- the LOC132039429 gene encoding uncharacterized protein LOC132039429 has product MLLNLEELLKIEKPRYDLKVVQKTISIQYSDQLQIQEKNILQQLEKWLFLVESAMRQKSRIKWMKLGDQNTKYFIVVVKERSTKKQIWELQSLSGTKLTAPANIQDEIIKFYKGLMGSAANTLLAVDRTIMQQGLQLNHDQKMLLCAEVTEPEIKESLWSIGEDKSLMVDGYNACFFKKAWEVDKGDIIHAVKEFFETS; this is encoded by the coding sequence ATGCTACTGAATTTAGAGGAATTACTCAAAATTGAGAAACCAAGATATGACCTCAAAGTTGTGCAGAAAACAATAAGTATTCAGTACTCAGACCAGTTGCAAATACAGGAGAAAAATATCCTCCAACAATTAGAGAAGTGGTTGTTTTTAGTGGAAAGTGCAATGAGgcagaaatcaaggatcaaatgGATGAAACTAGGGGATCAAAACACAAAATATTTTATAGTTGTAGTGAAGGAGAGAAGCACTAAGAAGCAGATATGGGAACTTCAATCACTGAGTGGTACTAAGCTAACTGCACCTGCTAATATTCAGGATGAAATTATCAAATTTTACAAAGGGCTAATGGGCTCAGCTGCAAATACACTGCTTGCAGTAGACAGAACTATTATGCAACAAGGTCTCCAACTGAATCATGATCAAAAAATGCTACTATGTGCAGAAGTCACTGAACCTGAAATCAAAGAAAGCCTATGGTCTATTGGTGAGGACAAATCCCTTATGGTGGATGGATATAATGCTTGCTTCTTCAAGAAGGCCTGGGAAGTTGATAAAGGGGATATCATCCATGCTGTTAAGGAGTTTTTTGAGACAAGCTAA